Proteins encoded within one genomic window of Triticum aestivum cultivar Chinese Spring chromosome 2D, IWGSC CS RefSeq v2.1, whole genome shotgun sequence:
- the LOC123054741 gene encoding organic cation/carnitine transporter 4, translating into MSTTELLLAASGSGGGSNRVSIDDALSLHAGEFGRWQLRHFVLVTAAWMLEAMHTMVMIFADREPAMWCPAGDGRCGDRCAGAAAGWEWEQGSGSSTVAEWGLVCGERYKVGLVQAIYFAGCMMGSGIFGHLSDSFLGRKGSLQLVCFLSGGFGLLTSLSPNYWVYAAFRLLTGFSAGSICFCSFVLATEPIGPSYRGVVGTSTCYFFSGGIAALAGIATLFQSSWRILYIVTSLPSLAFMLVVMPFVSESPRWYLVHCRTDDAMRVLRDIASTNGKSIPHCVGLMLDDEDDIAKKVVVETSSVLDVFRSQIMRARLMLLVIITFLCSVVYFGLTLNVVNLKINLYISVVVNSLAEMPSYLVTAVLLQHFGRKPLTIGSMLLSGVFCTTASLIPDFGAMRVARMACGVVGIFGMAGTYNLLLVYASELFPTVVRTVALGCKAQGSQMGAILAPIVVLLGERVPFVVFGMLAIIGGLLVFCLPETMNKPLYDTMAGMEKGERSSKRGDEVATSNSLI; encoded by the exons ATGTCCACCACCGAGCTGCTCCTCGCCgcctccggcagcggcggcggcagcaaccGCGTGAGCATCGACGACGCGCTGTCGCTGCACGCGGGGGAGTTCGGGCGGTGGCAGCTGCGGCACTTCGTGCTGGTGACCGCGGCGTGGATGCTGGAGGCGATGCACACCATGGTGATGATCTTCGCGGACCGCGAGCCGGCCATGTGGTGCCCTGCGGGGGACGGCCGGTGCGGCGACCGCTGCGCCGGCGCCGCGGCCGGGTGGGAGTGGGAGCAGGGGAGCGGCTCGTCGACGGTGGCCGAGTGGGGCCTCGTCTGCGGCGAGCGGTACAAGGTCGGCCTCGTCCAGGCCATCTACTTCGCCGGCTGCATGATGG GATCCGGCATCTTTGGACACCTGTCAGATTCTTTTTTAGGTCGGAAAGGTTCCCTCCAGTTAGTGTGCTTCCTTAGTGGAGGCTTCGGCCTTCTCACCTCGCTCTCCCCCAACTATTGGGTCTATGCGGCCTTCCGCCTACTCACGGGCTTTAGTGCCGGAAGCATTTGCTTTTGCTCCTTCGTCCTTGCCACGGAACCTATTGGGCCATCCTATCGAGGCGTCGTTGGCACATCCACTTGCTATTTCTTCTCCGGCGGTATTGCAGCCCTTGCTGGCATCGCAACATTGTTCCAGTCCTCTTGGCGCATCCTTTACATTGTCACCTCTCTGCCATCCCTCGCATTCATGCTCGTCGTCATGCCATTCGTCTCTGAGTCCCCGCGTTGGTACCTCGTGCATTGCCGGACGGATGATGCGATGCGTGTCCTACGAGACATAGCGTCCACCAATGGCAAGAGCATCCCACATTGCGTGGGGCTCATGCTAGACGACGAGGACGACATCGCCAAGAAGGTCGTTGTGGAGACGTCGTCGGTCTTAGATGTGTTTCGGTCGCAGATAATGCGGGCTAGGCTCATGCTCTTAGTTATCATCACCTTTCTTTGCTCAGTGGTGTACTTTGGGTTGACCCTCAATGTGGTCAACCTAAAGATCAACCTTTACATCAGTGTGGTTGTTAACTCTCTCGCTGAGATGCCTTCATACCTGGTCACTGCGGTGCTCCTTCAACACTTCGGCCGGAAGCCACTCACAATTGGCTCGATGCTTCTCAGCGGCGTCTTCTGCACAACTGCTAGTCTTATTCCCGACTTCGGTGCCATGAG GGTAGCAAGGATGGCATGTGGGGTGGTCGGGATCTTTGGAATGGCGGGAACATACAACCTATTGCTCGTATATGCGTCAGAGTTGTTCCCAACGGTGGTGCGTACCGTCGCACTGGGGTGCAAGGCACAGGGGTCACAAATGGGGGCCATACTAGCGCCCATAGTGGTGTTGCTCGGCGAGCGGGTGCCATTCGTGGTGTTCGGCATGTTGGCCATCATCGGTGGGCTATTGGTGTTCTGCCTCCCGGAGACTATGAATAAGCCTTTGTATGACACCATGGCTGGTATGGAGAAAGGGGAGAGATCATCAAAAAGGGGAGATGAAGTTGCAACTAGTAACTCCCTAATCTAA